The Magnetospirillum sp. XM-1 genomic interval CGGCTTCATGGAGCCGCCGTAGAGGATGCGCATCTTGCCCGCCTCGGCGGCGCCCACCAGCTTCACCAGCTCGGCGCGGATGGCGGCATGCACTTCCTGCGCCTGGGCGGGGGTGGCGACGCGGCCGGTGCCGATGGCCCATACCGGCTCGTAGGCGATGACGGTGTTGGCGGCATTGGCGCCCTCGGGCAGCGAGCCGTTGAGCTGCGAGCGGTTGACCTCGATGGTCTGGCCGGCGTCGCGCTGGGCCAGGGTCTCGCCGATGCAGACGATGGCCACCAGACCGGCGGCAATGGCGGCCTGGGCCTTGGCCTTGACCACCGCGTCGGTCTCGGCGTGGTCGGTGCGGCGCTCGGAATGGCCGACGATGGCGTACTTGCAGCCCAGATCGGCCAGCATGGCGGGCGAGGTGTCGCCGGTATGGGCGCCCGAGGTCTTGGCATGGCAATCCTGGCCGCCCACCGCCAGCTTGGAGCCGGAAACGGCATCCGCCACCGGGGCGATCAGGGTGAAGGGCGGACAGACCAGCATGTCGCAATTGGGAGAGGCGGACGCCAGCTTGTCGGCGATCCCCTTTGCCAGCGCCAGACCGTCGGCCTTCAGGCCGTTCATCTTCCAGTTACCGGCGATCAGCTTGCGACGAGCGGTCATGGCGGAGGTCCCCTTGCCTGATGAAATTCGCTGCGCGCCATATACCACCAGAAAGGCTATGGCTACAGGCCAAAAAACTAAGGCGGGACCGTTTCCGGCCCCGCCCTTGAAATGTCGCCTCGGCCTGCCGCTAGACCTGCGGGCTTTTGGCCAGGTAGACGGCGCGCTTCTTCAGCGAGCACGAGAAGGACAGCATGAAGCGCAGCGCTTCCTGGGTCTCCTTCTGGGACAGCATGCGGACGGTGCCGAACAGGCCGCCGCCGCCGCCGGGGATGTTGCAGGAATCGATGGCGTCCTCCATGGCGCCCTTGGCCTCGTGGGCCAGGGTGGCGAGGTCCTCGGTTCCCAGATTGTTGGCCATGTGCTCGATGAAGGAGAAGGCGCGGTCCACCATGGAATCGGTGGCCGCCGAGCGCATGGCGTGCAGCATGAACAGGGCGTCGATCACCGTCTGCAGCGCCCCGGTCCGCTGGAGCGTGCCGACGGCGTCGAGCAGAGAGATGATGCCGTCCTTGACGTCGGGCTCGTTGAGCTTGTCCACCACTTCGAGCGCGTTACCCGCCGTGCTGGTCAGGCGCTCGACCATGGAATCGGACAGGGCCTCGCGGACGCCCTGGGCCAGACGGGCCATTTCGGCAGCGCCGGAATCGACCTCGATCTTCGGGATCTCGTTCATGGCGCCCCTCCTAGAGCAGGCCGCGGGCCGACAGCCAGTACAGCCGGTTATAGGCCAGCTTGAACCAGTGGATCATCTGCGACGGCGGCCCGGGATTGGGCGGCGTGGTGTAGTTGAACCACACATAGGTGCCGCTGCCCAGCCCGGTCTCGACGAAGCAGAACACCTTGCCGTCGTATTCACGGGCGAAGGTGCCTTCCTGGCACAGCGACACCAGGTTGTCGATGGTGACGTCGGCCTCGAAATGGGCGGTGGAACCGGCCTTGGAGATGGGAATGTTGGTGGTGTCGCCCACCACGAAGACGTTGGTGGAGCCGTCGCGGTGGAGGGTCTTGGTGTTGGTCGGCACCCAGCCGCCCTTGCCCAGCCCGGAATCGTCGATCACCTGGGCGCCCTGATGGGGCGGCACGGTGATCAAGAGGTCGTAGGGAAGCTCGGAGCCTTCCATGGACTTGATGAGCTTCTTTTCCGGATCGACGCTTTCCGTGTTGAAGAAGGTCTCGTACTTGATGCCCAGCTTCTCGAATTCCGGCTTGGCCCAATGGGCCACGGGCTCGAGCGCGTGCAGGCGGCCGATGGGATAGGTGTAGGTCAGCTCGGTCTTGTCCCACAGCCCCTTGGCCTTGAGGAAGTCGTGCAGCATGAACGCCACTTCCAGCGGCGCCACCGGGCACTTGTGGGGGGCGTTGACGTTGACGACGATCTTGCCGCCCTGGAACTCGTTCAGGGCCTTGCGCAGCTTACGGGCGCCGTCCAGGTCGTAGAACCAGTGGCCGCCCTCGGTCATGCCGGGAATGGTCTGCGGCATGATGCGCGAGCCGGTGGCCAGCACCAGGTAATCGTACTTGAAGGTCCGCCCCGCCTCGGTGGTGACCTGATTCTTCTCCACGTCGATGTTCTTGGCGGGATCGACGAAGAAGTTGACGCGCTTGTCCAGCACCTTGCGCTGGTCGCGGAACAACTCGGCCTCGCGCATGCGGCCGAAGGGGATGTACAGCAGCCCCGGCTGGTACATGTGGGTCTCGCTGGTCCCCAGCATGGTGATGTTGAGAGCGCCGGACCGCAGTTCCGGCCCCATCTGGCGGCAGATACCATTGGCGACGATGGTGCCCGCAAGCCCACCGCCGACGATCAGAATCGTCTTGGACATGAACTCCCTCCCTACGAGAGCATTGATGTATATTTATTTTATTAATGCCGTCTTCGCGGCACTTGTTCCGCCATTTTGGCGGTTATCATGAAGTCACTCTACGCCTATTTGGCCTTGCGTACCACGACGCTCCAGTAGCCGTCGTGCTCGGAGGTCTCGACCACGGAATGGCCGACCTTGGCGCACCAGGCGGGAATGTCCGAGGCGGAGCCCTTGTCCGAGGACCACACGTCCACCTCGTCGCCGATGGAGGCCAGCTTGAGGGCGGCGATCAGTTCCATCAGCGGCCCGGGGCAAAAGGCGCCGCGGGCGTCGATCTTCTGGCGTTCAGCCATGGTGTTCTTCCTTCTTATAGAGAGACGTCAGATGGTGATGAGCTCGCCCGACTCGGCGTCGGCGAGGAACTTGGCCAGACCCATGGGACCGTCGAACAGGTCCTCGGTCAGGTGCTTGTCGCAATCCCAGTGCTTCAGGTCGAGCACCATGGAACAGGCCCACATCTTCATCTCGCCCAGCATCTTGCCCTGGCCGAACAGCTCGATGGCGTCGGGGACGTTCTGGGTCTTGAACATCTCGTGGAAGTGGCCCCCCTGATAGCGTTCGGCCGGGCTCTTGCCCCGCTCGAAGGCCAGGACGGCGTTCATGGTGACGAACACCTCAACCGGCCGGTCGGAGACGGCGGCCACCGAGGCCACCATGGCGGCCAGTTGAATCTTCTCGTGCTCGCCTGAGCACAGCATCACGTAGAGCGGCTTGGACGACATCGGCTCCCCTGCGTTCTTATGGTTGGCGCCGGCTTATAAGAACCGGCTTACCTTCGATTTTTATTATATACACAGATTCCAGGGTTTTTCCGCAACAACATTCCGCCCATCCCGCATCGAATATGCCTTTCGGCGGCGAGACGGGCGAAGGCGGGAACCGGCATGCCAAGCGCCACTTCCATGTTGCGGCCCCCCTGCCCCCTCCTTATTATGCCGCTGCCCAGGACGGCCGGGCTTTCGGCGCGTCCCAACACCTTTTTCGGACTCAGGCAACTCCATGCTCGACGTATTCCGCACCGCTTCGAAGACCTGGATCGTCAGGTTGCTGTTCGCACTGTTGGGCCTGAGCTTTATCACCTGGGGCGCCGGCGACGTGGTGCGCGGCGGCGTCGGCCGCAGCCCGGCCATCGAGATCGGCAAGACGTCCATGTCGGCCGCCGAGGTGATGGCCGAGTTCAAGCGCGAGGTGGAGCGCCTGCAGCCGCTGTTCGGCGGCAAGCTGACGCCGGAGGATGCCCGCAAGATGGGCATGCTGGACCGCACCATCGATTCCCTGATCGCGCGGACCCTGATCGACGAGGCGGCCCGCTCGCTGGGCCTTGCCGCCACCGACGAGACCATCCTGCGCCGGGTGGCCTCCAATCCGGCCTTCAAGGGGCCGACCGGCCAGTTCGACCGCGACGTCTTCCGCTCG includes:
- a CDS encoding NAD(P)/FAD-dependent oxidoreductase; translation: MSKTILIVGGGLAGTIVANGICRQMGPELRSGALNITMLGTSETHMYQPGLLYIPFGRMREAELFRDQRKVLDKRVNFFVDPAKNIDVEKNQVTTEAGRTFKYDYLVLATGSRIMPQTIPGMTEGGHWFYDLDGARKLRKALNEFQGGKIVVNVNAPHKCPVAPLEVAFMLHDFLKAKGLWDKTELTYTYPIGRLHALEPVAHWAKPEFEKLGIKYETFFNTESVDPEKKLIKSMEGSELPYDLLITVPPHQGAQVIDDSGLGKGGWVPTNTKTLHRDGSTNVFVVGDTTNIPISKAGSTAHFEADVTIDNLVSLCQEGTFAREYDGKVFCFVETGLGSGTYVWFNYTTPPNPGPPSQMIHWFKLAYNRLYWLSARGLL
- the tpiA gene encoding triose-phosphate isomerase — encoded protein: MTARRKLIAGNWKMNGLKADGLALAKGIADKLASASPNCDMLVCPPFTLIAPVADAVSGSKLAVGGQDCHAKTSGAHTGDTSPAMLADLGCKYAIVGHSERRTDHAETDAVVKAKAQAAIAAGLVAIVCIGETLAQRDAGQTIEVNRSQLNGSLPEGANAANTVIAYEPVWAIGTGRVATPAQAQEVHAAIRAELVKLVGAAEAGKMRILYGGSMKPDNAKELLALPDVDGGLIGGAALKVADFWAIAESC
- a CDS encoding sulfurtransferase TusA family protein; translated protein: MAERQKIDARGAFCPGPLMELIAALKLASIGDEVDVWSSDKGSASDIPAWCAKVGHSVVETSEHDGYWSVVVRKAK